From a single Bremerella alba genomic region:
- a CDS encoding extracellular catalytic domain type 1 short-chain-length polyhydroxyalkanoate depolymerase, with amino-acid sequence MTTTPIKELPAGRHRLTIDVDEREREFWVYVPTQAEQPEEGWPLVFVFHGGLSNAPTMARFCEMHEYADTAGFVTVFPNGTGRLPTMKTWNAGMCCGYAQREDVNDVHFVEQLLADIPQRVPVDPMRVYATGMSNGGMMAYLLGDKLAKHFAAIAPVGGTMGNPTCTPSRPVPLMHIHGTDDQFVRWEGGVGSRSKSKLDFHSVDHALQNWIAANQAQSTPTVEALPGEVKDGTSIERFTYAANGNNSAEVILLKVHGGGHTWPGKESRLDLLGATTHNLDANLAIWEFFQQHRLSR; translated from the coding sequence ATGACGACCACGCCTATTAAAGAACTTCCCGCCGGACGTCACCGTCTGACGATCGATGTCGACGAGCGTGAGCGTGAATTCTGGGTGTATGTTCCTACCCAAGCCGAGCAGCCGGAAGAAGGCTGGCCTCTGGTCTTTGTCTTCCATGGCGGTTTGTCGAATGCCCCCACCATGGCTCGTTTCTGCGAAATGCATGAGTACGCCGATACGGCCGGGTTCGTGACCGTCTTTCCCAATGGAACCGGTCGGCTGCCAACCATGAAGACCTGGAACGCCGGCATGTGCTGTGGGTATGCTCAGCGTGAAGACGTCAATGATGTCCACTTTGTCGAACAACTATTGGCCGACATCCCACAGCGAGTCCCAGTCGATCCGATGCGTGTCTACGCGACCGGGATGTCCAACGGCGGAATGATGGCCTATTTGTTGGGAGACAAGCTCGCCAAGCATTTCGCCGCGATTGCCCCAGTCGGAGGAACGATGGGAAATCCCACGTGTACCCCAAGCCGACCGGTCCCGCTAATGCACATCCACGGGACAGACGATCAGTTCGTCCGCTGGGAAGGTGGTGTGGGCTCGCGGAGCAAATCGAAGCTTGATTTTCACTCGGTCGATCACGCGCTGCAAAACTGGATCGCGGCCAACCAAGCCCAATCAACGCCGACTGTCGAAGCACTTCCAGGCGAAGTGAAGGACGGGACGTCGATCGAGCGGTTTACCTACGCAGCCAATGGGAACAACTCGGCAGAAGTGATCCTGCTAAAAGTTCATGGCGGAGGTCATACGTGGCCGGGCAAGGAGAGCCGCCTGGATTTGCTCGGGGCGACCACTCACAATCTCGATGCGAACCTCGCAATCTGGGAGTTCTTTCAGCAGCATCGTTTGTCTCGATAG
- a CDS encoding carboxypeptidase-like regulatory domain-containing protein produces MNIRPKMSFVTTAGLLFVALVGCGHGPALPDDLPPLTSCKVDVVYKGVPVTEATVTLVPADGKWVGVGMTDQQGQAIIKTQGRYPGVPAGSYAVTVTKYDEQAEPPPTASTPEEDALLEQSAKRMPPRKALVPEKYLKAESSDLKITVTESAVEETLNLQDG; encoded by the coding sequence ATGAACATTCGGCCCAAGATGTCGTTTGTCACCACAGCAGGGCTCCTTTTCGTTGCTTTAGTTGGATGCGGCCATGGTCCTGCCCTGCCCGACGATCTTCCGCCACTCACGTCGTGTAAGGTCGATGTCGTCTACAAAGGAGTGCCAGTCACTGAGGCGACCGTAACGCTTGTTCCTGCCGATGGTAAATGGGTAGGCGTGGGCATGACCGACCAACAAGGTCAAGCCATCATCAAAACTCAAGGACGCTACCCAGGAGTTCCGGCAGGGTCTTATGCCGTGACGGTCACGAAATACGACGAGCAAGCAGAACCACCTCCGACGGCATCGACGCCAGAGGAAGACGCCCTACTAGAACAGTCCGCCAAGCGAATGCCGCCCCGAAAAGCCCTGGTGCCAGAGAAGTACCTGAAGGCAGAATCGTCCGATTTGAAGATCACCGTGACAGAAAGTGCGGTAGAAGAGACGTTGAATTTGCAGGATGGTTGA
- a CDS encoding DUF1559 domain-containing protein, whose protein sequence is MKAKHANAGFTLVELLVVIAIIGVLVSLLLPAVQQAREAARRMQCVNHMKQLGLALHNYHDTHLAFPSIKGGPDYSGSTSTGLIYRMGPYPRMASFMEQQAIYEETMSVVSVPTYSHPIQNYEIPILLCPSDITSGPLEGTTGKLNYAFCVGDNRINQDHTGNHRHSRGMFSIYSWPTFADIVDGTSNTIAISEFVRPAAHGDFGDIVNLGGTFTLAECVASYDHSSKQYTGSSWLANRGWRWHDAFVAFSVFQTLLPPNSPSCSTTSGWSASIGSQYGVYSASSRHPGGCNVMLADGSVRFIAETIDTGSLSTAIPTTTQTGASNFGVWGALGTKSNGEAVSIP, encoded by the coding sequence ATGAAGGCAAAGCATGCCAATGCCGGCTTTACGTTAGTGGAACTGTTGGTGGTCATTGCCATTATTGGCGTCTTAGTATCTCTGCTGTTGCCGGCCGTGCAGCAGGCACGCGAGGCGGCTCGGCGCATGCAGTGTGTGAACCACATGAAGCAACTTGGCCTCGCTCTGCATAACTACCACGACACCCACTTGGCGTTTCCATCGATCAAAGGAGGCCCGGACTACTCCGGCTCGACCAGTACCGGACTGATCTACCGCATGGGGCCTTACCCGCGGATGGCGTCGTTTATGGAACAGCAGGCGATTTATGAAGAAACCATGTCGGTCGTCAGCGTTCCCACCTATAGCCATCCGATTCAAAACTACGAGATCCCCATCCTGCTCTGCCCCAGCGATATCACCAGCGGACCGCTGGAAGGAACCACCGGCAAACTGAACTATGCGTTCTGTGTCGGAGACAACCGAATCAATCAGGATCACACAGGCAACCATCGTCATTCGCGGGGGATGTTCTCGATCTACTCGTGGCCCACGTTTGCCGATATCGTCGACGGAACCAGCAACACAATCGCGATTTCAGAGTTCGTCCGACCGGCGGCCCATGGCGACTTCGGCGATATCGTGAACCTGGGTGGCACGTTCACCTTAGCGGAGTGTGTGGCGTCGTACGATCATTCGAGCAAGCAGTACACCGGTTCAAGTTGGCTGGCGAACCGTGGTTGGCGTTGGCACGACGCATTTGTCGCGTTTTCCGTCTTCCAAACCCTGTTGCCGCCAAACTCGCCGAGTTGCTCGACCACCAGCGGTTGGTCGGCCAGCATAGGCTCTCAATATGGCGTTTACTCGGCCAGCAGCCGTCACCCCGGCGGATGCAACGTCATGCTGGCTGACGGTTCGGTTCGCTTCATTGCCGAAACCATCGATACCGGATCACTGTCGACTGCGATTCCCACGACCACGCAAACCGGTGCATCGAATTTCGGTGTCTGGGGTGCTCTGGGGACGAAATCGAACGGTGAAGCAGTATCCATTCCCTAA
- a CDS encoding serine/threonine-protein kinase yields the protein MTQLKNNGGDPASELDLAGRSVGDYRILRRLGRGAMAEVFLAEQKSLKRNVAVKILMPELAKDEAYVRRFHREAQAAAALTHANIVQIYEVGNSEGIHFIAQEYVPGQNLKQLLSKQGTLEVKLVGAILRQVAAALYKAAEQGIVHRDIKPENILITATGEVKVADFGLARVIAPGADGMNLTQIGITMGTPLYMSPEQAEGKSLDQRSDIYSLGVTCYQLLAGRPPFVGDNPLTVAVKHLNTEPERLEKVRGGVPPALARVIHKMLAKKPEDRYQNSSELLRELREVQKSLGSDAFGSDPSDWSIAELASLSEIRSGGLQELSDVMKTSAFTVYRRPSHRRRVMMIGGMGLICLIAGGALALASRQPNLLDIPPEQQAELLPKLGRTAQEQFDFAMFKNKNLGQDQRPEFFASVYRNYPLDQSEENRVWGLKAMKQEAVLLMNMGRDQDALRVFDRMAQQQEIYVEAKAFGFAGKAICLKRLNEIPVAEQAAANASRPEYLETLREADPEFADMFEAIRGQLTGQT from the coding sequence ATGACCCAGTTGAAGAATAACGGTGGTGATCCCGCCTCGGAACTCGACCTGGCAGGGCGGTCTGTGGGGGACTACCGCATCCTACGGCGATTGGGCCGGGGAGCCATGGCCGAGGTCTTTCTGGCCGAACAGAAGAGCCTGAAACGCAATGTGGCAGTCAAGATCTTGATGCCAGAGTTGGCCAAAGACGAGGCCTACGTCCGCCGCTTTCATCGCGAAGCCCAGGCAGCGGCGGCCCTGACCCACGCTAACATCGTGCAGATCTACGAGGTGGGCAACTCGGAAGGAATTCATTTCATCGCCCAGGAATATGTGCCTGGCCAGAATCTTAAACAACTGCTCAGCAAGCAGGGAACGTTGGAAGTAAAACTGGTCGGGGCGATCCTCCGCCAAGTTGCTGCGGCCCTGTACAAAGCGGCAGAGCAGGGGATTGTTCACCGGGATATCAAGCCAGAGAACATCCTGATCACGGCGACCGGTGAAGTGAAAGTCGCTGACTTTGGCCTGGCCCGCGTCATTGCCCCAGGGGCCGATGGGATGAACCTGACCCAGATCGGCATCACCATGGGGACGCCGCTGTACATGAGCCCCGAGCAAGCCGAGGGGAAGTCGCTCGACCAACGCAGCGATATCTACTCGCTGGGCGTGACTTGCTATCAGCTACTTGCTGGACGGCCTCCGTTTGTGGGTGACAACCCGCTAACCGTCGCCGTGAAGCATTTGAATACCGAGCCAGAACGACTGGAAAAGGTTCGAGGAGGCGTCCCGCCGGCACTCGCCCGGGTGATCCACAAGATGCTGGCCAAGAAGCCAGAGGACCGCTATCAAAATTCCTCGGAACTCTTGCGAGAGCTTCGCGAAGTGCAGAAGTCCCTTGGCAGTGATGCATTCGGCAGCGATCCGTCCGATTGGTCGATCGCCGAGTTGGCTTCTCTGTCCGAGATTCGTAGCGGAGGATTGCAGGAGCTTTCCGATGTGATGAAGACGTCGGCATTCACCGTGTATCGTCGACCTTCACATCGCAGGCGGGTGATGATGATCGGTGGCATGGGGCTGATCTGTTTGATCGCCGGCGGGGCTTTGGCGCTGGCGTCTAGACAACCCAACTTGCTCGATATTCCACCAGAACAGCAGGCCGAATTGCTACCCAAGCTGGGCCGGACCGCGCAAGAGCAATTCGATTTCGCGATGTTCAAGAATAAGAATCTTGGCCAAGACCAACGCCCCGAATTCTTCGCCAGCGTCTATCGCAACTACCCCTTGGACCAAAGCGAAGAGAACCGTGTCTGGGGGCTTAAAGCGATGAAGCAGGAGGCCGTGCTTCTGATGAACATGGGCCGCGACCAAGACGCGTTGCGCGTTTTTGATCGCATGGCTCAGCAGCAGGAAATCTACGTCGAAGCCAAAGCGTTCGGGTTCGCCGGTAAGGCTATCTGTCTTAAGCGGTTGAACGAAATCCCTGTAGCGGAACAAGCCGCCGCGAATGCCTCGCGTCCGGAATACTTAGAAACGCTACGGGAAGCCGACCCAGAGTTTGCGGACATGTTTGAAGCTATTCGCGGCCAATTGACCGGGCAGACTTAG
- a CDS encoding peptidase M42: MTKSDLDDFLDILKQLVRHPSVVGSEHAFFRYLQRELEETHATVTLYEGLLVASGSRPDHMHISAHVDRHGLICTGPNEFQYAAFVARNRGDLLGDSVSEQTFQTIAERFHERFVQAYVPWSGTYLGKGTIKRSYLCERRGNLVFEVEGLDHVLPGTPVAYQDRLTVNYSRVSAQLDNVLTTAMLVYLFRHGYQGTVLFTAQEEAGRSWRFLLEWFRRCGIETQDLLVLDTSPFPDIATADAQQVVLRKRDANASFNPKTVEQLETACKKYGIRYLFKDDYIIKQNETRVAEGKSPYSLGSTELGRVVLASEGAIQGATLQVPTTGYHTPEESAALASIEAMLDVLCEVALTD; this comes from the coding sequence GTGACCAAGTCTGACCTCGACGATTTTCTCGATATCCTGAAACAGCTTGTGCGTCACCCCTCGGTGGTTGGCTCCGAGCATGCTTTCTTTCGCTATCTTCAGCGCGAGTTGGAAGAAACCCACGCGACCGTTACCTTGTACGAAGGACTGCTTGTGGCCAGCGGTTCTCGGCCTGATCACATGCACATCTCGGCCCACGTAGATCGGCATGGCCTGATATGTACCGGGCCCAATGAATTCCAGTACGCTGCGTTCGTGGCCCGTAATCGGGGCGACCTTCTGGGCGATTCCGTTTCGGAGCAGACGTTTCAGACGATCGCCGAACGTTTTCACGAACGTTTCGTTCAGGCTTACGTCCCTTGGAGCGGGACCTACCTAGGCAAAGGCACTATCAAGCGGTCGTACCTGTGCGAACGTCGCGGGAACCTGGTCTTCGAAGTGGAAGGGCTCGACCATGTGCTGCCAGGCACACCGGTAGCCTATCAAGATCGGCTGACGGTCAACTACAGCCGTGTTTCGGCGCAGCTGGACAACGTGTTAACCACGGCGATGCTGGTCTATTTGTTCCGTCATGGTTATCAAGGTACGGTCCTATTTACCGCCCAGGAAGAAGCGGGCCGAAGCTGGCGTTTTCTGCTGGAATGGTTCCGCCGCTGTGGCATCGAGACGCAAGATTTGCTGGTGCTCGATACGAGCCCCTTCCCCGACATCGCCACCGCCGACGCGCAGCAGGTCGTTCTACGAAAACGTGACGCCAACGCGTCTTTCAATCCCAAGACAGTCGAACAGTTAGAAACGGCATGCAAGAAATATGGCATCCGTTATCTCTTTAAGGACGACTACATCATCAAGCAGAATGAAACCCGCGTCGCCGAAGGCAAGTCGCCATACTCCCTAGGTAGTACCGAACTGGGTCGCGTCGTGCTCGCCTCCGAGGGAGCCATTCAAGGGGCCACGCTGCAAGTCCCCACGACTGGATACCACACGCCGGAAGAATCGGCAGCGTTGGCCTCGATCGAAGCTATGCTCGACGTTCTCTGTGAAGTGGCGTTGACCGACTAA
- a CDS encoding tetratricopeptide repeat protein, which produces MRTLSIMVGLAFLVAASSVEAQGLGQYQYKSRSNISVGRGGYSDVTSPGYSSRQYSGGRHDNHRHHGDHHRPYRHGNYGYGYPYYGGGWGGTSLSIGFGLPPAYGYGYGYGNPYGYGYSSLYPYGTYYRPGDQYLEYYLPPTEPAELNYGPQAMKQFMGLPRDFAIEPQRTGQFESLVTPLPSPLRIEAAKPVAIEQPSEQAIERAEHFIQAGDNLFQQQRYQEALGRYKDAVATAPGYAEAHLRKGLAYLATNRPDEAVDSIELAIQQNPEVAGTSLTLDALLGNNGLAKTSILETNARRAVTDPQNPEYLFCVAVLLYFNGDKDRALQCFQAARQAGGDADAIDAFEKYLLPTATAPAGLDI; this is translated from the coding sequence GTGCGTACCCTTTCGATCATGGTTGGTCTGGCGTTTTTGGTCGCCGCAAGTAGTGTCGAGGCCCAAGGACTTGGGCAGTACCAGTACAAAAGCCGTAGCAACATCTCGGTAGGACGTGGGGGCTATTCCGATGTGACCAGCCCCGGGTACAGCTCTCGGCAATATTCGGGCGGGCGTCACGATAACCATCGCCACCACGGTGACCATCATCGCCCTTATCGCCATGGCAATTACGGATATGGCTATCCCTACTATGGTGGCGGCTGGGGAGGGACGAGTCTATCGATCGGCTTCGGATTGCCCCCGGCGTATGGTTACGGCTACGGGTATGGGAATCCTTATGGCTATGGGTATTCGAGCTTGTACCCTTACGGAACGTATTACCGACCTGGCGACCAGTATCTGGAGTACTATCTGCCGCCGACCGAACCTGCCGAACTGAACTACGGCCCCCAAGCGATGAAGCAGTTTATGGGGCTGCCGAGAGATTTTGCGATCGAACCTCAGCGGACAGGGCAATTCGAGTCACTCGTGACCCCGCTTCCCAGCCCCCTAAGGATCGAGGCCGCCAAGCCGGTTGCGATCGAACAGCCCAGCGAACAAGCGATCGAGCGTGCCGAGCACTTTATTCAGGCAGGCGACAATCTATTTCAGCAGCAGCGTTATCAGGAAGCGCTGGGACGCTACAAAGATGCCGTGGCGACCGCACCTGGATATGCCGAAGCGCACCTGCGTAAAGGTCTGGCCTACCTTGCTACCAACCGTCCGGATGAGGCGGTTGATTCGATTGAGTTGGCCATTCAACAAAATCCGGAGGTCGCTGGTACAAGCTTGACGCTGGATGCTCTTTTGGGAAATAACGGCCTGGCGAAGACTTCGATTCTCGAAACCAATGCACGCCGCGCCGTGACCGATCCACAGAACCCGGAATACCTGTTTTGCGTGGCCGTGTTGCTCTATTTCAATGGCGATAAAGACCGGGCCTTGCAGTGTTTCCAGGCTGCAAGACAAGCCGGTGGAGATGCGGACGCCATCGATGCTTTCGAGAAATATCTTCTTCCTACGGCGACAGCCCCAGCTGGGTTGGATATTTAG
- a CDS encoding c-type cytochrome domain-containing protein, with protein sequence MTRFPSFTTTAIVVLLSGLFISSIHAAPNEEQRMQLRALKLDIRKTSNFLKQGLIAESVQLVRDIQSRMEKLGTAGDAEVTQELQNLAESLAVSHGHLELEGYTLKPLTASAMAAAPAMMANEPGLPGTPAPEAAPLPTTFPTANISFTKHVTPILIARCGNCHVTGSRGGFNANTFEALMRGPAAGTVIFPGDDIGSRLIETIESGDMPRGGGSVRPPELTALKTWIKEGAKYDGLDPKAPINQAGASANPAAMMQLEVSAATGNEQVSFGLDVAGVLANRCVSCHSGNNPPGGLGMDSFARFIRGGDSGAPFVPGKPEDSMVVRLIKATGNGRMPRNGPPLTGEQITKIETWIREGGKFDGDSPNDNSMQRTNQIALAKKATHEQLAAMRAESSKQMWDLGMPNVQSAKVDSPNFLAYGTMGEATLQEHVAEADKAADKVRTILKIPASAPLVKGKMTLYLFQKRYDYAEFGNMIERRDLPADWKGHYRYNVTDAYGSIQVPTEDEYDLNVLLGQIIASNHVASQGNGTVPEWFAEGVGRVVASRMSKKDPRVVAWDNQIESALGSMSKPDDFVMNRLSPEQASVVSYAFLKAIMGRGNSYDAMMNSLRNGANFDQAFQSAFNMTPSQLAAAWVASGAR encoded by the coding sequence TTGACTAGATTTCCCTCCTTCACGACCACGGCCATCGTCGTTCTGCTGAGCGGATTGTTTATCTCGAGCATTCACGCCGCTCCTAACGAGGAACAGCGGATGCAGCTTCGGGCGTTGAAGCTCGACATTCGCAAGACGTCGAACTTCCTCAAACAAGGCCTGATCGCCGAGTCGGTGCAACTGGTTCGCGACATTCAATCGCGGATGGAAAAGCTCGGCACTGCAGGCGATGCGGAAGTAACGCAAGAACTGCAAAACCTTGCCGAGAGCCTGGCCGTTTCCCACGGTCATTTAGAGTTAGAAGGGTACACGCTCAAACCGCTGACCGCTTCCGCGATGGCTGCGGCCCCGGCCATGATGGCGAACGAACCTGGTCTCCCAGGAACGCCAGCCCCGGAAGCTGCTCCCCTACCAACAACGTTTCCGACGGCGAATATCAGCTTTACCAAGCATGTGACTCCGATTCTTATTGCTCGCTGCGGTAACTGCCATGTGACCGGCAGCCGGGGGGGCTTCAATGCGAATACTTTCGAGGCCCTGATGCGTGGTCCAGCAGCCGGGACGGTGATTTTCCCGGGCGATGACATCGGCAGCCGCCTAATCGAGACCATCGAGTCTGGCGACATGCCGCGTGGTGGCGGGAGTGTTCGTCCGCCTGAATTGACCGCCTTGAAAACCTGGATCAAAGAGGGAGCCAAATACGACGGGCTCGACCCCAAGGCCCCCATCAACCAGGCGGGCGCTTCGGCGAACCCGGCTGCGATGATGCAGTTGGAAGTCTCGGCCGCGACGGGGAACGAGCAAGTCAGCTTTGGCCTCGATGTGGCCGGTGTGCTGGCCAATCGCTGCGTGAGTTGCCATAGCGGCAACAATCCACCCGGCGGCCTGGGCATGGACAGCTTTGCCCGGTTTATCCGTGGGGGTGATAGTGGAGCACCGTTTGTGCCTGGCAAGCCGGAAGACAGCATGGTCGTCCGCTTGATCAAAGCGACCGGCAATGGGCGGATGCCACGCAATGGTCCTCCGCTGACCGGCGAGCAGATCACCAAGATTGAGACTTGGATCCGAGAAGGGGGCAAGTTTGACGGCGATTCGCCTAACGACAATTCGATGCAGCGAACGAATCAGATTGCCCTCGCCAAGAAGGCGACTCATGAGCAGCTTGCCGCCATGCGAGCCGAAAGCAGCAAGCAGATGTGGGACCTGGGTATGCCCAATGTGCAGTCGGCCAAGGTCGACTCGCCCAATTTCCTGGCATACGGAACCATGGGCGAAGCCACGTTGCAAGAGCATGTCGCCGAGGCGGACAAAGCAGCCGACAAGGTGCGCACGATCCTGAAGATTCCAGCGTCGGCACCGTTGGTCAAAGGCAAAATGACGCTCTATCTCTTCCAGAAGCGATACGATTATGCTGAGTTCGGTAATATGATCGAACGTCGTGATCTTCCAGCCGACTGGAAGGGACACTACCGATACAATGTGACCGACGCCTATGGCTCGATTCAGGTTCCTACCGAAGACGAGTACGATCTGAACGTGCTTCTGGGGCAAATCATCGCGTCCAATCACGTTGCTTCGCAGGGCAATGGGACCGTCCCCGAGTGGTTTGCCGAAGGCGTGGGCCGAGTCGTTGCTTCACGAATGAGCAAGAAAGACCCGCGAGTCGTGGCCTGGGACAACCAAATTGAATCGGCCCTGGGCTCGATGAGTAAACCAGACGACTTCGTGATGAATCGCCTGTCACCAGAACAGGCCTCGGTCGTCAGCTATGCATTTCTGAAAGCGATCATGGGGCGTGGCAATTCGTACGATGCGATGATGAACTCGCTAAGAAATGGGGCCAACTTCGACCAGGCGTTTCAATCTGCTTTTAATATGACTCCCTCTCAACTGGCGGCAGCCTGGGTGGCGTCCGGAGCTCGGTAA
- a CDS encoding serine/threonine protein kinase, with translation MPAVVDSNRFIELINKSKLVKSTALEQAVEELRASNEGQLPDDLEVLQKHFIEKHLLTAWHCEKLRNGKYKGFFLSKYRLLRHLGTGGMSSVYLAEHILMNRKVAIKVLPRRRVNDASYLARFHLEAQAAAHLDHPNIVRAFDVDNEDNTHYIVMEYVPGADLQQIVRENGPVPFEAAADYIAQAADGLQHAHDKGVVHRDIKPANLLRDDRGIVKILDMGLARIKQDDNTSLTIAHEENVLGTADYLAPEQAVNSHKVDHRADIYSLGCSLYYLLTGHPPFPEGSLAQRIAKHQSVMPDPVQKSRPNCPTLLQQICEKMLAKQPEDRFYDAAEVAFELRSWMESHGKEPTHVDEKPGSAILSTAAQQAANRSRTVRQSSYQQDGAGSSYDVDDLLPPDMRESPSSSNFDPAIGDTVADRSNDTSQRPNPARHPNHSGESLPVAKALEDDEDIDIPSSEALSSSGSSLFDSQEFEEDPFSMDVPTSDVGGSLLISSAQLKQKAEDRQVAEAKKRRNASQSGVGESVDLNSVVQGIPVVIWIVVAVLFMLIGILIAISYQSAEENSKPVEPQKANLEDHVFWEDARMSPRILG, from the coding sequence ATGCCAGCAGTTGTTGATTCCAATCGATTTATCGAGCTGATCAACAAGAGCAAGCTCGTCAAATCGACTGCCTTGGAACAGGCAGTGGAAGAGCTGCGCGCTTCAAACGAGGGGCAACTGCCGGACGACTTAGAGGTTCTGCAAAAGCACTTCATCGAGAAGCACCTCCTCACAGCTTGGCACTGCGAGAAGCTCCGTAACGGCAAGTATAAGGGCTTTTTCCTATCTAAGTACCGGCTACTTAGGCATCTAGGCACCGGAGGAATGAGTAGCGTTTACCTGGCCGAGCACATCTTGATGAATCGCAAAGTGGCGATCAAAGTGCTCCCTCGCCGCCGCGTAAACGATGCTTCGTATCTCGCTCGTTTCCATTTAGAAGCTCAGGCAGCCGCTCACCTGGATCACCCCAATATTGTCCGAGCATTCGACGTCGACAACGAAGACAATACCCATTATATCGTGATGGAGTACGTTCCTGGCGCCGATCTGCAGCAGATCGTGCGGGAAAATGGACCGGTTCCCTTTGAAGCCGCCGCAGACTACATCGCTCAGGCAGCCGATGGCTTGCAACACGCCCATGACAAAGGGGTGGTTCACCGCGACATCAAGCCTGCCAACCTGCTGCGAGACGATCGTGGTATCGTCAAGATCCTGGATATGGGGTTGGCCCGTATTAAGCAGGACGACAACACCTCGCTGACGATCGCTCACGAAGAGAACGTACTGGGCACCGCCGATTACTTGGCGCCTGAACAGGCGGTTAACAGCCACAAGGTTGACCATCGTGCTGACATCTATAGCCTGGGCTGTTCCTTATATTACCTACTGACAGGGCATCCTCCATTTCCTGAGGGTAGCCTTGCCCAGCGGATTGCCAAGCATCAGAGCGTGATGCCTGATCCGGTTCAGAAATCACGTCCGAACTGCCCTACATTGCTGCAGCAAATTTGCGAGAAGATGCTCGCCAAGCAGCCGGAAGATCGCTTCTACGACGCGGCGGAAGTTGCTTTCGAGCTTCGTTCGTGGATGGAGTCTCACGGCAAAGAGCCAACTCATGTAGACGAAAAGCCAGGGTCGGCTATCCTTTCCACCGCGGCTCAACAGGCCGCCAATCGGTCGAGAACCGTTCGTCAGTCGAGCTATCAACAGGATGGAGCAGGCTCCTCGTACGATGTTGACGATCTGCTGCCCCCGGACATGCGGGAATCTCCTTCGTCCAGCAACTTCGATCCCGCCATCGGCGATACAGTGGCCGACCGGTCGAACGATACTTCCCAGCGACCCAACCCGGCCCGACACCCAAATCACAGCGGCGAGTCCTTGCCGGTTGCCAAGGCCCTGGAAGATGACGAAGACATTGATATACCTTCGAGCGAAGCCCTTTCTTCGTCGGGTTCGTCTTTGTTCGATTCTCAGGAATTTGAAGAAGATCCATTTAGCATGGATGTCCCAACGAGCGATGTTGGCGGCTCCCTTTTGATCTCTTCGGCGCAACTCAAGCAAAAGGCCGAAGACCGACAAGTGGCCGAGGCCAAGAAGCGAAGAAACGCTTCACAATCGGGTGTAGGCGAATCGGTCGATCTTAACTCTGTGGTCCAAGGGATCCCTGTGGTCATCTGGATTGTGGTGGCGGTGCTCTTCATGTTGATTGGCATCCTTATCGCCATCAGCTATCAGTCGGCAGAAGAGAATTCGAAGCCTGTTGAGCCCCAAAAGGCCAATCTTGAAGATCATGTTTTCTGGGAAGACGCTCGCATGTCACCCCGCATTCTCGGCTAG
- a CDS encoding glutaredoxin family protein: MSSAVSPQIVLYTRQGCHLCDDAEVLVRKFVSDITLVDIDNDPELTQKFNTCVPVVEINGKVRFRGKVSPMLLKRTLAAEAKQATGRTS, translated from the coding sequence GTGAGTTCCGCAGTCTCTCCACAGATCGTTCTGTATACGCGTCAAGGGTGTCATTTGTGCGACGATGCCGAAGTCTTGGTCCGAAAGTTCGTGTCGGACATTACGTTGGTCGATATCGACAACGATCCGGAACTAACGCAGAAATTTAATACCTGTGTTCCCGTGGTCGAAATAAATGGCAAAGTTCGTTTTCGCGGCAAAGTTTCTCCGATGCTGCTCAAACGGACCCTTGCGGCCGAAGCCAAGCAAGCTACAGGGCGTACGTCTTAA